Proteins encoded within one genomic window of Amorphoplanes friuliensis DSM 7358:
- a CDS encoding ferrochelatase — translation MAYDAFLLLSFGGPEHPDDVMPFLRNVTRGRGIPEERLTEVAEHYYHFDGVSPINQQCRDLLAAVQAEFTAHDIALPAYWGNRNWTPMLADTMAQMRDDGITSALGFATSAYGGYSSCKQYWEDIAQARAKVGPGAPAVAKLRQFHDHPGFVTPHAEAVTAALATLDPQRRASTRLVFTAHSIPSSMAATAGPDGGRYEAQLHETAQLVHAAAAPDLPWDLVWQSRSGPPQVPWLEPDINDHLTALAEKDVTDVVVSPIGFVSDHLEVLWDLDNEARDTAAGLGLGYARAATPGTHPGFVTMVRELVEERTAAVPRERLGTLPIWDQCPANCCPPPARRGTS, via the coding sequence GTGGCGTACGACGCGTTTCTCCTGCTCTCCTTCGGTGGCCCCGAGCACCCCGACGACGTGATGCCGTTCCTGCGGAACGTGACCCGCGGACGCGGCATCCCCGAGGAACGTCTGACCGAGGTGGCCGAGCACTACTACCACTTCGACGGCGTGTCCCCGATCAACCAGCAATGCCGCGACCTGCTCGCGGCAGTCCAGGCGGAGTTCACCGCGCACGACATCGCGCTGCCGGCGTACTGGGGGAACCGCAACTGGACCCCCATGCTGGCCGACACGATGGCGCAGATGCGCGACGACGGGATCACCTCGGCGCTCGGCTTCGCCACCAGCGCGTACGGCGGTTACTCCTCCTGCAAGCAGTACTGGGAGGACATCGCCCAGGCCCGCGCCAAGGTCGGCCCCGGCGCGCCCGCGGTGGCGAAGCTCCGGCAGTTCCACGACCACCCCGGTTTTGTGACCCCGCACGCCGAGGCGGTCACGGCGGCGCTGGCGACCCTGGACCCGCAGCGCCGGGCCAGCACCCGGCTGGTCTTCACGGCCCACTCGATCCCGTCCTCGATGGCGGCCACGGCCGGTCCCGACGGCGGCCGCTACGAGGCCCAGCTGCACGAGACGGCCCAGCTCGTCCACGCCGCTGCCGCCCCCGACCTGCCCTGGGACCTGGTCTGGCAGAGCCGCTCCGGCCCGCCGCAGGTGCCGTGGCTGGAGCCCGACATCAACGACCACCTGACCGCCCTGGCGGAGAAGGACGTCACCGACGTCGTGGTCAGCCCGATCGGCTTCGTCTCCGACCACCTCGAGGTCCTCTGGGACCTCGACAACGAGGCCCGCGACACCGCAGCCGGCCTCGGCCTCGGCTACGCCCGCGCGGCCACCCCCGGCACCCACCCCGGCTTCGTCACGATGGTGCGCGAGCTCGTCGAGGAGCGGACCGCCGCTGTGCCGCGCGAACGGCTCGGTACGCTGCCGATCTGGGACCAGTGCCCGGCGAACTGCTGCCCGCCCCCTGCTCGCAGAGGAACATCATGA
- a CDS encoding HAD-IIA family hydrolase, which translates to MTERKAIETWLTDMDGVLVHEGVPVPGAPEFVNRMKSSGKPFLILTNNSIYTPRDLQARLSRMGFDVPEQSIWTAALATAQFLAGQRPGGTAYVIGEAGLTTAMHAVGYVLSDYAPDYVVLGETRTYSFEAITKAVRLINDGARFICTNPDATGPSNEGALPAAGSVAAMISKATGVDPYFVGKPNPMMMRSALNVIGGHSESTAMIGDRMDTDVLCGLEAGLETILVLTGISTRAESERYPYRPSRIIDSVADLIAEI; encoded by the coding sequence ATGACCGAACGCAAGGCCATCGAGACCTGGCTCACCGACATGGACGGAGTGCTCGTCCACGAGGGCGTGCCGGTGCCGGGTGCGCCCGAGTTCGTCAACCGGATGAAAAGCTCGGGCAAGCCCTTCCTCATCCTGACCAACAACTCCATCTACACCCCCCGTGACCTGCAGGCCCGCCTCAGCCGCATGGGCTTCGACGTCCCCGAGCAGTCGATCTGGACGGCCGCCCTGGCCACCGCCCAGTTCCTGGCCGGCCAGCGCCCGGGCGGCACCGCGTACGTGATCGGTGAGGCCGGCCTGACCACGGCCATGCACGCGGTCGGCTACGTCCTGAGCGACTACGCCCCGGACTACGTCGTGCTCGGCGAGACCCGCACCTACAGCTTCGAGGCCATCACCAAGGCCGTCCGCCTGATCAACGACGGCGCCCGTTTCATCTGCACCAACCCCGACGCCACCGGCCCCTCCAACGAGGGCGCCCTCCCGGCCGCCGGCTCCGTCGCCGCGATGATCTCCAAGGCCACGGGCGTCGACCCCTACTTCGTCGGCAAACCCAACCCGATGATGATGCGCTCGGCCCTCAACGTCATCGGCGGCCACAGCGAGAGCACCGCCATGATCGGTGACCGCATGGACACCGACGTCCTCTGCGGCCTCGAAGCCGGCCTCGAGACCATCCTGGTCCTGACCGGCATCAGCACCCGCGCGGAGAGCGAACGCTACCCCTACCGCCCCTCCCGCATCATCGACAGCGTCGCCGACCTCATCGCCGAGATCTGA
- a CDS encoding alpha/beta fold hydrolase has translation MTLTVGDGSTPVMALHGWFGSAQGWGALPALVDRSRFTYAFPEYRGYGERRGVAGEFSLAEAAGDVLAVADDLGWERFAVVGHSMGASVGQRLLADAPGRVERLAGISPVPATGVPFDEQGWALFSGAAADPGNRRAIIDLTTGNRLAGSWLDDMVSASLATSDTAAFAAYLTAWARTDFAADVTGNPVPALAVIGEHDPAIAEPTMRATWLAHYPNARLEVLANAGHYAMYETPVRLARILDDFLAS, from the coding sequence ATGACTTTGACTGTGGGTGACGGGTCGACTCCGGTTATGGCGCTGCACGGCTGGTTCGGGTCGGCGCAGGGGTGGGGTGCGTTGCCCGCGCTGGTCGACCGGTCGCGGTTCACGTACGCGTTCCCGGAGTACCGGGGTTACGGCGAGCGCCGGGGTGTCGCCGGGGAGTTCAGTCTGGCGGAGGCGGCCGGCGACGTGCTGGCCGTTGCCGACGATCTGGGGTGGGAACGGTTTGCGGTTGTCGGCCACTCGATGGGTGCGAGTGTCGGCCAGCGTCTTCTCGCTGATGCTCCCGGCCGGGTCGAGCGGCTGGCCGGGATCAGCCCGGTCCCGGCCACCGGTGTCCCCTTCGACGAGCAGGGCTGGGCGCTCTTCAGCGGTGCCGCCGCCGATCCGGGCAACCGTCGCGCGATCATCGACCTGACCACCGGCAACCGCCTGGCCGGCAGCTGGCTCGACGACATGGTCAGCGCCTCTCTGGCCACCTCGGACACCGCGGCGTTCGCGGCCTACCTCACCGCCTGGGCCCGCACGGACTTCGCCGCCGACGTCACGGGCAACCCGGTGCCCGCCCTGGCCGTCATCGGCGAGCACGACCCCGCCATCGCCGAGCCCACGATGCGCGCCACCTGGCTGGCCCACTACCCGAACGCCCGCCTCGAGGTGCTGGCGAACGCCGGGCACTACGCGATGTACGAGACCCCGGTCCGCCTGGCCAGAATCCTCGACGACTTCCTCGCCTCCTAG
- a CDS encoding NUDIX domain-containing protein, whose product MASSWEESYIGGLRTLAGDDRVLISIGAHSLVRDPQGRIALIQRSDDRTWALPGGTIELGETLRDCAVREVREECGLIAHSVTPFGLYTRAKDWSPNVFGHRYQHIALLCRVDSYEGEILRETDESVDAGWFSPDALPEGTGGLVLRALEDLAAFERNGVFALD is encoded by the coding sequence ATGGCATCGAGCTGGGAAGAGTCCTACATCGGCGGTCTGCGTACCTTGGCGGGTGACGACCGGGTGCTGATCTCCATCGGTGCCCACAGTCTGGTCCGTGACCCGCAGGGGCGCATCGCGCTGATCCAGCGGTCGGACGACCGCACCTGGGCTCTGCCGGGCGGCACGATCGAGCTGGGTGAGACCCTCCGCGACTGTGCCGTTCGTGAGGTCCGGGAGGAGTGCGGGCTGATCGCGCACTCGGTGACGCCGTTCGGGCTCTACACGCGGGCCAAGGACTGGTCACCGAACGTCTTCGGGCACCGCTATCAGCACATCGCGCTGCTCTGCCGGGTCGACTCCTACGAGGGCGAGATCCTGCGCGAGACCGACGAGAGCGTCGACGCCGGCTGGTTCTCGCCGGACGCGCTTCCGGAGGGCACCGGTGGGCTGGTGCTGCGCGCCCTGGAGGACCTGGCGGCCTTCGAGCGGAACGGTGTTTTTGCGCTGGACTGA